Proteins co-encoded in one Babylonia areolata isolate BAREFJ2019XMU chromosome 5, ASM4173473v1, whole genome shotgun sequence genomic window:
- the LOC143282346 gene encoding uncharacterized protein LOC143282346: protein MGEEQGSGSTIGAEPSGDHGGLNTTTTPSHMLDGYENLQVYDFVKMTSVDWDKVYDGHMNQLQFISWNGLNIGRLTLAIWILATHLALILLMVAKGSLRSQPKNVLIINVSLTNLLMGVFIIPTKLHFILGPGDLQEEVECGLRMGWTLLNDYYQVCVCLLAVLGLVLERLVYVHTERRGTSLTRCATWLNCALYFLLPWALSALLLVPLFHLALAGPVPGEPCAFRVRDSYFLAAHVLSFLPAAVAVFVAAPLAGLLDCVRSEKCTSTPSTPRGESLLIAVLLSALTVFGETPYFVVRVLVMCLECDDAFCSRFQQGVTAGMWLRIAKAALMPFLWLVYSDVRDALLCRFRYKRVKNSASSGCEEDEDDYHLVNTRM from the exons ATGGGAGAGGAACAGGGTTCGGGATCAACCATAGGAGCGGAGCCATCGGGGGATCATGGCGGCTTGAATACCACCACTACACCTTCACACATGTTGGACGGCTACGAAAACCTTCAGGTGTATGACTTTGTtaag ATGACCTCCGTGGACTGGGACAAGGTGTACGATGGCCACATGAACCAGCTGCAGTTCATCTCCTGGAACGGCCTCAACATCGGCCGCCTGACGCTGGCCATCTGGATCCTGGCCACGCACCTGGCCCTCATCCTCCTCATGGTGGCCAAGGGGTCCCTCCGGAGCCAGCCCAAGAACGTCCTCATCATCAACGTGTCGCTCACCAACCTCCTCATGGGCGTCTTCATCATCCCCACCAAGCTGCACTTCATCCTGGGTCCCGGGGACCTGCAGGAGGAGGTTGAGTGTGGGCTGAGGATGGGCTGGACCCTGCTCAACGACTACTACCAg gtgtgtgtatgtctgctggCGGTGCTGGGCCTGGTGCTGGAGCGCCTGGTGTACGTGCACACGGAGCGGCGCGGCACCTCCCTCACGCGCTGCGCCACCTGGCTCAACTGCGCCCTCTACTTCCTGCTGCCCTGGGCGCTGTCCGCCCTGCTGCTCGTGCCGCTCTTCCACCTGGCCCTGGCAGGGCCCGTGCCCGGGGAGCCCTGCGCCTTCCGGGTCCGGGACAGCTACTTCCTGGCGGCGCACGTGCTCAGCTTCCTGCCCGCCGCTGTGGCCGTCTTCGTGGCTGCGCCCCTGGCCGGGCTGCTGGACTGCGTCAGGTCTGAGAAGTGCACCTCCACGCCCTCCACCCCTCGCGGGGAGAGCCTCCTTATCGCCGTGCTGCTCAGCGCCCTGACAGTGTTCGGCGAGACGCCTTACTTCGTGGTGCGCGTGCTGGTGATGTGTCTCGAGTGCGACGACGCCTTCTGCTCGCGCTTCCAACAGGGCGTGACAGCGGGCATGtggctgcgcatcgccaaggcggCGCTCATGCCCTTCCTCTGGCTCGTCTACTCCGACGTGCGCGACGCCCTCCTGTGCCGCTTCCGCTACAAGAGGGTGAAGAACTCGGCCTCTTCCGGCtgcgaggaggacgaggacgactaTCATCTTGTCAACACGCGGATGTGA